The Fibrobacter sp. UWEL genome includes a region encoding these proteins:
- the fabF gene encoding beta-ketoacyl-ACP synthase II translates to MEEVVITGMGCVSALGNTPDLLWDNLLAGKSGITPITRFDVTNFTTKFSASVNEFVADEYFSARDQSRYSRSIQYAVYSAYKALANAGVDPAAEDPSRAGVIIGSGIGGMKIYTDTCVAYATRGPSRVSPFFIPMAITNMPAGEVSNRIGWMGPCFAVTSACATSNHAIAAAYDAIRLGRADIMLAGGADETVNEVAVAGFCSMKALSKRNDDPTTASRPFDVDRDGFVIGEGAGVLVLESLSHAQKRGAKILARVAGVGMSADAHHMSAPREDGEGVRMAIEMALRDAKIAASDVGYVNTHGTSTPLGDVAECSALEKVFGLRDTLKINSSKCMIGHALGAAGALEAIITIKSLQNQMIHATTNVFNQDERIHFDVCANKNTAHSFKYAMSDGFGFGGHNSVVLLARD, encoded by the coding sequence CCTTGGCAACACTCCCGACCTTCTCTGGGACAACCTCCTGGCTGGTAAGTCCGGCATCACTCCGATTACTCGCTTTGATGTTACCAATTTCACCACCAAGTTCTCTGCCAGCGTCAACGAATTCGTTGCAGACGAATACTTCTCTGCTCGCGACCAGTCTCGCTATTCTCGCAGCATCCAGTATGCCGTTTATTCCGCATACAAGGCTCTTGCTAATGCTGGTGTTGACCCTGCTGCTGAAGATCCGAGCCGCGCCGGTGTGATTATCGGTTCCGGTATCGGTGGTATGAAAATCTATACCGACACTTGCGTTGCCTATGCAACTCGCGGTCCTAGCCGTGTGTCTCCGTTCTTCATCCCTATGGCAATTACTAATATGCCTGCTGGTGAAGTTTCCAACCGTATCGGCTGGATGGGCCCCTGCTTCGCAGTGACCTCCGCTTGCGCTACTTCCAACCACGCCATTGCCGCTGCATACGACGCCATCCGTCTTGGCCGTGCAGATATCATGCTGGCCGGTGGTGCTGACGAAACCGTTAACGAAGTTGCTGTTGCTGGTTTCTGCTCCATGAAGGCTCTTTCCAAGCGTAACGACGATCCTACTACCGCTTCCCGCCCCTTCGATGTTGATCGTGACGGTTTCGTGATTGGTGAAGGTGCTGGTGTTCTCGTTCTCGAAAGCCTTTCTCACGCTCAGAAGCGTGGCGCAAAGATCCTCGCTCGCGTTGCTGGCGTTGGCATGAGCGCAGATGCTCACCACATGTCCGCTCCCCGCGAAGATGGCGAAGGCGTTCGCATGGCTATCGAAATGGCTCTCCGTGATGCTAAGATCGCTGCTTCCGACGTTGGCTACGTCAACACCCACGGTACTTCCACTCCCCTTGGCGACGTTGCTGAATGCTCCGCTCTTGAAAAGGTCTTCGGTCTCCGTGATACCCTCAAGATCAACTCCTCTAAGTGCATGATCGGTCATGCTCTTGGTGCTGCTGGTGCTCTCGAAGCAATCATCACCATCAAGTCCCTCCAGAACCAGATGATCCACGCTACCACCAACGTGTTCAATCAGGACGAACGCATCCACTTCGACGTTTGCGCCAACAAGAACACTGCTCATAGCTTCAAGTATGCTATGTCCGATGGCTTCGGCTTCGGTGGTCACAACAGCGTTGTGCTCCTGGCTCGCGACTAA